From a region of the Balaenoptera acutorostrata chromosome 14, mBalAcu1.1, whole genome shotgun sequence genome:
- the MARCKS gene encoding myristoylated alanine-rich C-kinase substrate, protein MGAQFSKTAAKGEAAAERPGEAAVASSPSKANGQENGHVKVNGDASPAAAEPGAKEELQANGSAPAADKEEPAAAGSGAASPAAAEKDELAAAAPEAGASPAEKEAPAEGEAAEPGSPTAAEGEAASAASSTSSPKAEDGATPSPSNETPKKKKKRFSFKKSFKLSGFSFKKNKKEAGEGGEAEGTAGASAEGGKDEAAGGAAAAAGEAAGAASGEPAAAPSEEAAAGEQGAAGGDPQEAKPEEAAVAPEKPSASEEAKAAEEPSKAEEKTEEAGASAATCEAPSAAGPGAPPEQEAAPAEEAAAAAASSACAAPTQEAQPECSPEAPPAEAAE, encoded by the exons ATGGGTGCCCAATTCTCCAAGACCGCTGCGAAGGGAGAAGCCGCCGCGGAGAGGCCTGGGGAGGCGGCTGTGGCCTCGTCGCCTTCTAAAGCGAATGGGCAG GAAAATGGCCACGTGAAGGTAAACGGCGACGCTTCTCCCGCGGCCGCCGAGCCCGGCGCCAAGGAGGAGCTGCAGGCTAACGGCAGCGCCCCGGCCGCCGACAAGGAGGAGCCCGCCGCCGCCGGGAGCGGGGCGGCGTCGCCCGCCGCGGCCGAGAAAGATGAGctggccgccgccgcccccgaGGCCGGGGCCAGCCCTGCGGAGAAGGAGGCCCCCGCGGAGGGCGAGGCCGCCGAGCCCGGCTCGCCCACGGCCGCGGAGGGGGAGGCCGCCTCAGCCGCCTCCTCGACGTCTTCGCCCAAGGCCGAGGACGGGGCCACGCCCTCGCCCAGCAACGAGAccccgaaaaaaaaaaagaagcgctTTTCCTTCAAGAAGTCTTTCAAGCTGAGCGGCTTCTCCTTCAAGAAGAACAAGAAGGAAGCGGGAGAGGGCGGTGAAGCCGAAGGCACCGCCGGCGCCTCCGCCGAAGGCGGCAAGGACGAGGCCGCCGGGGGCGCCGCTGCGGCCGCCGGCGAGGCTGCGGGCGCGGCCTCCGGGGAGCCGGCGGCGGCGCCGAGCGAGGAGGCGGCCGCGGGCGAGCAGGGGGCGGCTGGGGGCGACCCGCAGGAGGCCAAGCCCGAGGAGGCCGCCGTCGCGCCCGAGAAGCCGTCCGCTAGCGAGGAGGCGAAGGCGGCCGAGGAGCCCAGCAAGGCCGAGGAGAAGACCGAGGAGGCCGGGGCCAGCGCGGCCACCTGCGAGGCGCCCTCGGCCGCGGGGCCCGGCGCGCCCCCGGAGCAGGAGGCGGCGCCCGCGGAGGAGGCGGCGGCCGCCGCGGCGTCGTCAGCCTGCGCAGCTCCCACACAGGAGGCCCAGCCCGAGTGCAGTCCAGAAGCCCCCCCAGCGGAGGCGGCAGAGTAA